Below is a window of Littorina saxatilis isolate snail1 linkage group LG2, US_GU_Lsax_2.0, whole genome shotgun sequence DNA.
ATGaattcagtctctgtctctgtcctacTGCGGGGCTTCAGTGAGGCCGCTGAAACAGTCCACTTCATCATTTTCCGCTTGAGCGATGAAAGAAAGCCGCACCGACTCTACCGACTGCCAAACCGCCTCCCCATGACTACCTATTTCCTCACCAAtgaccagggggggggggaggatggggGCTAGGGATCTGTCTACCTAACCTGTGGCCAAACCTTTACCTGACTACCTATTTCCTCACCTATGAccaggagggggagaggtagctAGGGATATGTCTACCTGTGGCCAAACCGCCTCCCCATGACTACCTATTTCCTCATCTATGGCCAGGAGAGGGGAGAAGTAGCTAGGGATCTGTCTACCTGTGGCCAAACCTTTACCTGACCGTTACCTATTTCCTCACCTATGACCaggaggggggagaggtagCTATGGATCTGTCTACCTGTGGCCAAACCTTTACATGACTATACCTCCCTGACTACCTGCTGCAAGAATGGTGCCAAGTCAGCAACCTTCTGGCACTCCAGTCGTCACCCTGGCAACGGGACAAGAATGCCAGAACTAGGGGCAAAGGCTGTCTCAACTTGCTGCGTTGTAAGATTGACGAAGTCGGGGCTGAACAACATCAGTATGTAAAACAAAttgggcggggtggggggggggggggagagagagagagagagagagagagagtagtgtgtgtgtgtgtgtgtgtgtgtgtgggcgtgtgagagagagaaaaagagagggggtAGCTAgggtagagagacagacagagaaagaagaacagacagagtgagagagacagatagagtgacagatagtgagagaaagagagagatagaaagggtGAGGAGGGCAAGGCTAATGAGAAGGAAAGGGACGAGAGATGGGTATGGGGGCTGAAAGACTGTGTACTTTGGCAAAGACAAGAATGATACATCATTCGGATGTGATTTTCTGCCAACTATTATGTAGTGTGCACTGGTGTTGTGAAACACTGGTTATTTTTACGAAATGATCTCAGGAGTTAGTCCCAGACTCCACCTCAGAACAGAGCCTGCGAAACTCGTCACAGCAGAACGATTACTAACCTGTGTTGTAGGTGTGTACCAAAACCACAGATActatttcttctttctttctttctttcgttctttctttccttctgtctttgttgtttctttgtttcattgtgttttttttcctttctttctttccttctttctttctctcttttcctaGGGAAGAAGCCAAGAACTGCCAGGTCCTGTTGTGGTATCTTTTCAGGTTATTTGGCTGTTAAACTTTTGATTATATCTGTAGTAATCTTCATCTCATGAAATCCATCTTGGACAGCTTCGTTGCCTTTTTACTTTTCCTGAGAAAAACCACGGCAGACTGAGGTTCTGATGAATTCGTATGCAGACACAAGCTGAGTCTCTACGAAACCTACTTTTCCTTAGGTCTATGATTGGTCGTCTGGGTGAATAAgaaatatacatatatatatacatcgcTTGTTTGTTTATAATTATAACTGTTATAACCGCATAATAATACATACATGACCATGCCGACTTATCCACAGCAAATTCTTAACTCATTAATAATACAATCAAAGTCAAAAGTGAGAGGCAGTGCTTGTGAATAAACACTGCGCGACTTCGCTACTTTAACTTAATTCAGTGTCAACATGTTTTACTGCCTGAAGACCATCAAGAATGACACTCATgtaaatgtaaccgagtgccgaaacaccacaatcacctttggaggcgaagtccaatcaaacaggattgagaattttagagcttatttctaagccctataataactgttatgcattcgcaaaggaatccatgaacatacagagagacaaatgccgccagaccccatcacaaacagaagtctacaatccacaggtgttacctacttcaaaggcgaacaactctgcagagtctgctgtgaagggcgacggtagtctccctgtcacgtAAATAtagtggaaacccccttttaaggcccacaatttaagattccctcccttttaagaccatgattgttttctcagactttctgttcataaggcaaaaaaaaaaaaaaaaataggtgtggttgcggtaacatagccacaaaaaaaaatagggtaggtaggtaggcaatcacttttttttttaaacttttttttctaatgtgtacaaattaaacctacttgacagggaaataagtgtgcgactcgggcgctttcgctttcattgcgttttttgcactcgttttttgcactcgttttttttgtgttgtttttacaaatgtaataaaaagttataggatcggcccctaaaaatagggtaggtcgggttaccgtaaccacacctatttttttttaggcctaacttctgtaaattgacccccattttacgactccctcctttttaagacctgattttctcagattgttggtgGTTGGGGGTTACACTGTAATGTCCGTGAAAGGTGAGGTCAAGTTAACTCTATGGCGGGGACACCCAGCTTGACCACAGCATACCATTATCGCCTTGCCTTGACCGTAGCAGTATCCCGTTTCACTGACCACGACAAACTCTGACCCAGAGCACCATGGGGGGTCAGGTTTAATTGTAGCGCATTACTTTTCGCATTATTAGTTACTACCTGAACATTTCTTCCATTTGCGTGTGTTCCGTTTAGTCTGAGACATACAATGGTTTATTTCATATTTGTTTCAGTGACATACTTCTCTCCTTTAGGCCGAGTAGATATAGTTCTTACCAACAGCCTAATATCGTTATAATTGTTTAACTTTATGTGTGCGATGAAAATGTTAGTACAATGTATACACAAATGCAAACTTTTCAGTCAAGtctgtccgtcgcgatataaccttgaacggttgaaaacgacgttaaacaccaaataaagaaagagaaaagaaagtcAAGTCtgttattcttctcttcttaTTCTGTCAAAATACCTTTATTTTCTGGTAATTTTTGTTATTCCCTTTTGTATAGATCACAGTTCTTCTTTCCgtggagacaaagagagaatcTACTGACATAGAAACGGCAATGAACCAGAACCAATGTGGCTTTATCCTGGGCAATCATTCACAAGTACATGGTACTGTGTAAGAGTCTCTTAACGACAATGTTCACAGCATGGTGAGAGATCATTCACCAGAGATAGCGGACATATGTGGGAAAGTTGGGGCGTTGGGGTGTGTCTGCTTTTAATAGCGTTGGTCAGCCTTCGTGTTGGATAGACAGTTTTGGCGGTAAAACCTGTCAATCTGTCGCCTGTAAACGCTGCCATTTGTATTTTTATTGTTGGGGACTGATTTCAGTCAGTGACCACCATTTTGAAATTTAGCTTCCAAGGTCATGGTCTTTTTTGACGTTTGGAAACAGAGGCCGGGCAGCCCAGCCCAGAGTGATTCTTTGACAGGCTTTTGTGATGGGAAATACGGGGAAGGGCCAGTCATATCTGCTTTATCCAAAACGTCTGCTGGAGGACTACAATGGGCAGTTAGGTAGCATATTAACAAAACTTGTCCTAACTGGCAACTGCTACCACTGTGGGCATTAATTTTTATCTGAATTGTACTCATTCATTCTACAGTAGGCAGCATGATCCTACAGCTCTGTGTGAATGTGGTGAGGATGAACAGACCCCGCAGCACGTTCTACAAGCGTGCCCTCTCCTTGCCCCCCCTGCGCGATCAGACCTGGCCAGAGAGCACAACTCCAGATGCAAAACTGTGGGGAACTGTGAAAGATCTGCGCCGAACTTGCCAGTTCATAACATCAGCAGGCCTAACATTATgagtgacacaaccgtcgaactcTAAAGACTTGTGATCGATGGCAACATGTTTTTATACAGAGGTCGCCATCTCCCTATTgcagagcgagagaaagaacCCCCTCTTGTTTGATTTTGAATGTTTACTACACTGAGTGACCGAAAAGCCCGGGTGACCTCTGCCCTCTGACCCGAGCACAGTGGGGATTCCAGAGTGTCAATAAAGGTTTCTCTTTCAAAGCAACTTGCGTGTGTATTGTAGAATTAAAGTTTGACGTGAGGAAATAAAAGGAGAAGGTCGCGCTATTTCCAACGACGCCATTACAACTTTTCCTTGGGCGTCCATTATGGCTCTGATTGGGTTCCCACAATAATTAGGGTTTATCGCCATTGCTTCCACTAAGGAGATTACACCTGAATGAAATCTTCATTGAATTGTGGGCATCACTGTTCTGTTGTTTGACGTCAATGTATGAATTTGGGACATGCTGAAATATTGATTGCAAGAGTGATGGCAGGATAAATTACAAAGAACAGTTCCAACAGAAGAGCATACAACAGATGAAAATACAGTATGATGTGTGAGAATTTATATGATTATGAGTTTGTTTCGGCAAGAATCTTATTTTTGTTAGTTTCAGCGACGAATCAAACATGGAGACCGTTCATTTGTCAAATCTAGGGTGTGGATGGGAGACGGGGAATGTTGGGTTAGGCATGGTGTTGGGTGGAGATTGGGGCAGGGGGGTATTTAGTGCTTCAAACCTGTGCATAATTGTTAATTTACCCCTTAAAATGCGTATTGCACACGTGTATCAAACTTGCAAGTTTCAGCATCGCAGAAAAACACGCACcctttctggaaaagtatgaGACTAGACTGAATGATAGTTGTCAGAATTGAAGGTAAAacttccccgaaagcggcgtatggctgcctaaatggcggggtaaaaacggtcatacacgtaaaattccactcgtgcaaaaaacacgtagtatacgtgggagtttcagcccacgaacgcagaagaagaagaagaaggtaaaaTGAGTCACACCGGTACTCCGTGGTAGACCTActataatgcatacatgtgagCTGTCCCTTGCGGACTCACTACAATCAGAATATATCACAGACCCATGGCGCGTTCAGCTGGTTCCTTTGCTGATTCCAGATGAAGGGTATCCGCCACATTGTGATGAACTCCAGCTGAGAAATCAGACGTCTGGAGGCGTCCTTCTTCCACGGAAATTAGCTTACTGATTCGGTTCAGACGATAGCAGGTACTATGCATACATGAACTACAAGTTTTTGTTCAGCTTCTTGGCCCTCAGTGGTTGATAAACGCAGAAATATGCGTACGTTTTTAGCAgcaaatatggagaaaaataaGCGCGGGTGAGAAATGTGGCGGGGGCGGGATAGGGGAGGTCAAAGGGAATAgacgtttacacacacacacatacacacacacacgcacgcacgcacacaaacacacgcacatacacacacacacacacaaacacacacaaacacacacacacacacacacacacaaacatacaaacaaacaaacacacacacacaaaattgactTGCTGCCAAGAAAGAATTCAGAAAGAATTCAGTCGCTACTCATTAGCGAGTTCTCATTAACCACCTGACATAGTAAAACACCAAAGATCTCGCAGCGTTGGGCAAACAGGTACTCCAGGTAATGATAGGTAAATGAGTCAGTGTAGGCTTTACACCTTTATGGCGAGTGCCAATTTGCACACTTCGGGTCACTAATTCGAAACGGGACCATTCCTCTTTGTATTGCTTCAGAGATTCAGGCTTACATTGAAATTCTAGACACGTATTTGGGCGTTACTATGATTTTTTCTTTCAGATTTGTCATTTCACCTGCGTTAATTTCTTTCTTAAAGAGATAAATCCAGATAGTGTGGACACATTTTGGACTGTATGTAAATACTATAAtaaacccctctctctctctctctctctctctctctctctctctctctctctctctctctctctctctctctctctctctctctctctctctctctctctctctctctttcatattGTGAACCGTGGACGGAGTTTGAAGTAAACAGTTGCCGGTATTTCTTTTTCATTTCCCTTTCTGTGTTGGGACAACTGGTTTTGCCTTCCAGGCCTACTTGTAACATTACACAGgcctgaaagtccacaaaatggggcactCGCCTTTGGCTTGTACTTCTCATAATATAATCGCCAGAGAGCaatttttactcgccaaaccaaccatttgtttcagcaacttcaCTTGCCTTgggcgagtagattaacatttctactcgccacttacagatttctactcgccatggcgagtaagacactcgccactttcaggcctgttgCAGCCATGGTACAATGGCAGGTGCAAAATCAATCCCCACCTGTACCCCTTCTCCCCACAAGTTGGAAGGGGACAGGTAGGTACAACGGGGGGAAAAACCTAAAGACGTAACTGATATACTCaagagagaaaaacagcaaAGACATGAGAGCACACAGAGAGAATAACCAAAAAAAATTACATGAGATTTCATCAAAGAATGGACCTCGCCAGGAACAACAGATGGTCTTGAGAAGTCAGACTGAGTCAATATAAGGAAAACGAGGTCATTCGGTATACTTGAGAAACAAAATCGTCTGTCTCTATAAATCTCAGCCGGACAGACAATGTAGACGAtttaagggggtgggggggggataaGGCAGAGCTGATACTAAGACAAGTGATCAGAGATTGATGCAAGGACCACAACAGACTTATGATGAGTGAGATAAGAATAAGTCCGCAGAAGGACAAGACAGATAGAAATGATCAAAGAAGTCTGACGCAAAGACCACAACAGACTTGTATTTAATGATGTATGAGATAAGAAGAAGTGTGAAGAAGGACAAGACATAGATGGTCTAGACCATCCCAAGGACTGCATGACTCACCTTTGAGACACTCCCGCTTGTATTTACATTCACATCCTGAGCCGTCGTCCACGCTGACACAGGGGCAATCCACAGGGCAAGGGTTGCGGAGGTCACAAGCCTCAGGGGGGTCCCGGGACACCCCGCGACCCTCCACCATGGCCGTCCTCAAGGGAATGCACGAGCAGTTGAAGTAGAGAATATTCCTGATGTCTCCGCGGAACTTGGTGTCGAAGAAGGACTGCGGGAGGCCCTCGGGGTCCTGACGGAGATTGCCGCGGTAGTTGGACGGGATGCCTCCAAAGTGGACGTAGTTGCTCTGCGTGGGGTCCAAGCCCAGGTCGGTATCGGATCCCACGGACACCTTAGAGGTCTGCGCCCCGTCCACGTACAGGAACGTCTCGATGCGGTTGCGGCGGATCTCCACGCGATGCCACTGCCCGTCGTTAAGCGCCTCCGTGTTGGCCTCGATGTCCACGAACTGGCTATCCATCGCCTCAAACTTGATCCACAGTCTGACCGCTCCCTTGGTTAGCGCCAGCTGCAGGTACTCGTAGCGGCTGTTGTCGTCCGTGTACAGCAACAACGCCGTCGGTTGCCGGGTTCGAAACTCGAAGCTGATGGACGCGTTTTGACAGGCGTTCCATATAGGGTAGCGGGCGTACGTTTCGCGTTCTCCCAGAAACCTGAGCCCCTGGGCTGTGGAGGTGAAGAAAATCACCAGCAAGGACAGGAGGAGGAGGGGTTGCAACGTCCTCGAGGGGACACAGCGGCCTTGTAAGGCCATGCTGACGATGACAGCGGTGAGAGGATCACCGCTTCACCTTATATGGTCTGATAGTTTGGGGTGGACTTCAAAAGTCCACCTCAAGAACACGGGGTGTAAATCACCCCCAAACACAGCACAAATCACTGAACACAAATTCGTAATCCCTTCGTTCGGCGTCGGTGCAGCAGCAGAAGTAAAGTGTATCTCCGTATATGTCACCGACGCTGTTTCTCCCACGAGCACACACTCTTCACACTCTCACAGTATAGTTGTAGCGGCGTCTTCGGCGTGGGTCTTTCCCTTCATCTGTTCATACATGTACCTTGCGGCAGTTTGCACTCAACTGTGTTGTTGCCGCCGCgccgcgcacacacgcacgcacacaccggcCGGGAGAGAAAAGTGGAATAAAGTTTTCCCTACTCGTCACTCACTCATAATACAGCctgttttctctctcccccgcattctctctctttcagtctctctttctcctcctcttcttcttctgcgcgcAGAAAAGGCCTGTCTCACCCCCGCGTTGTTTAGTTGAGTTGGCAGCGAGTGTTGGTAAACCGGCCGCTCCACTCCTTTCACTACTTGTTGTTCCAGTCTGTTTTCGCACCCA
It encodes the following:
- the LOC138954791 gene encoding neurexin 1-like — translated: MALQGRCVPSRTLQPLLLLSLLVIFFTSTAQGLRFLGERETYARYPIWNACQNASISFEFRTRQPTALLLYTDDNSRYEYLQLALTKGAVRLWIKFEAMDSQFVDIEANTEALNDGQWHRVEIRRNRIETFLYVDGAQTSKVSVGSDTDLGLDPTQSNYVHFGGIPSNYRGNLRQDPEGLPQSFFDTKFRGDIRNILYFNCSCIPLRTAMVEGRGVSRDPPEACDLRNPCPVDCPCVSVDDGSGCECKYKRECLKDILASYYLPMDQVEDKTLVNPSGLDSLVEGRPQLTTGVKENALLIDGRSQYLRVTGGGHRRECLGDLARCDKGQFLMERVAVGEEVSLGGGGVV